A stretch of the Arthrobacter stackebrandtii genome encodes the following:
- a CDS encoding nuclear transport factor 2 family protein, with the protein MPVQTAEAAQRWARTWAAAWPLRDIDAIAALQSEDGDHWASLFRPYRGRAGLRRYLEESFAEETGPAEAWFAEPVVDGASASVEYWAVICTEAGPLTISGCTVLAFDSAGLVTLARDYSSVQRGRLERPAMAFTR; encoded by the coding sequence ATGCCGGTGCAAACCGCCGAAGCCGCCCAACGATGGGCCCGGACCTGGGCCGCCGCCTGGCCGCTCAGGGACATTGACGCCATCGCAGCGCTGCAGTCCGAGGACGGGGACCACTGGGCGTCCCTGTTCCGGCCGTACCGCGGACGCGCCGGGCTGCGCCGCTACCTTGAAGAGTCCTTCGCGGAGGAAACGGGGCCCGCAGAGGCATGGTTCGCCGAACCCGTTGTCGACGGCGCGTCAGCCAGCGTCGAGTACTGGGCCGTCATTTGCACCGAGGCCGGGCCGCTGACCATTTCAGGCTGCACGGTCCTGGCCTTCGACAGTGCAGGGCTCGTGACGCTGGCACGGGACTACTCCAGCGTCCAGCGCGGGCGCCTCGAGCGGCCCGCCATGGCGTTCACCCGCTGA
- a CDS encoding fatty acid desaturase family protein, whose translation MSSATLDSPEVLEDSATTKPVRKRPERDRHVTDFIKLTEQVRAAGLMERDIKWYVTRIVRQSLGYLAVFALFLTLGQSWWQLVTAVLFAFMCTHTAFLSHDAAHRQVFASAKKNAWLARIAGNLFVGLSYGWWMNKHGKHHLNPNKIGVDGDIDPGALVFDPDSAAKRKGFAKWFAARQGYFFFPLLTLAALDLHFSAVGRVLDRKQVVPQRKTEIAFLFVRLVVLPAFTIWYLGWAIGLAFIAVQIMALGLYMGGSFAPNHKGMPLVPKDVKIDFMRRQTLMSRNISGGWWVDAGMGGLNYQIEHHLFPTMSSKNLKAVQPMVIKYCAERDITYTETTLWSSYMIVMRYLNRVGLGQRDPFECPVTANFRSAR comes from the coding sequence ATGTCGTCGGCAACACTTGACAGCCCGGAAGTACTCGAAGACAGCGCCACTACGAAGCCGGTGCGGAAACGCCCGGAGCGTGACCGGCACGTCACGGACTTCATCAAGCTGACCGAACAGGTGCGCGCCGCCGGGCTCATGGAGCGCGACATCAAGTGGTACGTCACCCGCATCGTGCGCCAGAGCCTCGGCTACCTGGCCGTGTTTGCGCTGTTCCTGACGCTGGGCCAGTCCTGGTGGCAGCTGGTCACCGCCGTCCTGTTTGCTTTCATGTGCACGCACACCGCCTTCCTCTCGCACGACGCCGCCCACCGCCAGGTCTTTGCCTCCGCCAAGAAGAACGCCTGGCTGGCCCGCATCGCCGGCAACCTGTTCGTGGGCCTGTCCTACGGCTGGTGGATGAACAAGCACGGCAAGCATCACCTGAACCCGAACAAGATCGGCGTGGACGGCGACATCGATCCCGGCGCCCTCGTGTTTGATCCGGACAGCGCCGCCAAGCGCAAGGGCTTCGCCAAGTGGTTCGCCGCCCGCCAGGGGTACTTCTTCTTCCCGCTGCTGACCCTTGCCGCACTTGACCTGCACTTCTCCGCAGTCGGCCGGGTGCTGGACCGCAAGCAGGTAGTGCCGCAGCGCAAGACCGAGATTGCCTTCCTGTTTGTGCGCCTCGTGGTGCTCCCGGCATTCACCATCTGGTACCTGGGCTGGGCCATCGGCCTGGCGTTCATTGCCGTGCAGATCATGGCGCTGGGGCTCTACATGGGCGGCTCCTTCGCCCCGAACCACAAGGGCATGCCGCTGGTCCCCAAGGACGTCAAGATCGACTTCATGCGCCGCCAGACCCTCATGAGCCGCAATATCTCCGGCGGCTGGTGGGTTGACGCCGGCATGGGCGGGCTGAACTACCAGATCGAACACCACCTGTTCCCCACCATGTCCTCAAAGAACCTCAAGGCCGTCCAGCCCATGGTCATCAAGTACTGTGCAGAGCGCGACATCACCTACACGGAAACCACGCTCTGGAGCTCCTACATGATCGTGATGCGCTACCTGAACCGCGTCGGCCTGGGCCAGCGTGACCCCTTCGAATGCCCCGTCACGGCGAATTTCCGCTCAGCCCGCTAG
- a CDS encoding FAS1-like dehydratase domain-containing protein, with amino-acid sequence MTINPELQGRSYALSDPYSVGRESVRDFARAVKATNAAHFDVAAAQALGHADLVAPPTYAIIVAQRADALLINDPDSGIDFSRVVHAEQKFTHHRAITAGDELVAELHVDGVRGMGGGAMITTRAEISTVGGVAVATTVSAILVRGEGQ; translated from the coding sequence ATGACCATCAACCCAGAGCTGCAGGGGCGCAGCTACGCATTGAGCGATCCGTACAGTGTCGGCCGGGAGTCCGTCCGCGACTTCGCCAGAGCCGTCAAGGCCACCAATGCAGCCCACTTTGACGTTGCCGCCGCGCAGGCCCTGGGCCATGCCGACCTCGTGGCGCCGCCCACCTACGCCATCATCGTGGCCCAGCGTGCCGACGCCCTGCTGATCAACGACCCCGATTCCGGCATCGACTTCTCCCGTGTCGTCCATGCGGAGCAGAAATTCACGCACCACCGCGCCATCACGGCCGGCGATGAGCTCGTGGCCGAATTGCATGTAGATGGCGTCCGCGGCATGGGAGGCGGGGCCATGATTACCACCCGCGCAGAAATTTCCACCGTCGGCGGCGTTGCCGTCGCGACCACCGTTTCCGCCATCCTGGTCCGCGGGGAGGGGCAGTAA
- a CDS encoding TetR/AcrR family transcriptional regulator — translation MTKQPSARERVLTSYIDLLISDGPQAATLDAVAAAAGVSKGGLLYHFKSKEALTDGLLAQLREYAEQDFAEMAEDPEGCAVYYLRTSVFGGSPFDRSIVAAHRLIQSDDDTVRQAFIELHARWFELILSDVADLAVARAIMLLGDGMYYNAALFGFPVPTKKGSGGPAGGEQETMDLESLLAIVARMRSTPAP, via the coding sequence ATGACTAAACAGCCCTCGGCGCGTGAACGGGTCCTCACCAGCTATATCGACCTCTTGATCAGCGACGGCCCGCAGGCGGCAACCCTGGATGCCGTGGCCGCCGCGGCCGGCGTCTCGAAGGGCGGGCTGCTGTACCACTTCAAGAGCAAGGAAGCACTGACGGACGGGCTGCTGGCCCAGCTGCGTGAATACGCCGAGCAGGACTTTGCCGAGATGGCCGAAGACCCCGAAGGATGCGCCGTGTACTACCTGCGCACGAGCGTCTTTGGCGGGAGCCCCTTCGACCGCAGCATCGTCGCCGCCCACCGACTGATCCAAAGCGATGACGACACCGTCCGACAGGCCTTCATTGAACTGCATGCCCGGTGGTTTGAACTGATCCTCAGCGACGTTGCCGACCTCGCCGTCGCCCGCGCCATCATGCTCCTGGGCGACGGCATGTACTACAACGCGGCACTGTTCGGCTTCCCCGTCCCCACGAAAAAGGGCAGCGGCGGTCCGGCCGGTGGGGAACAGGAAACCATGGACCTGGAGTCGCTCCTTGCCATCGTGGCACGCATGAGGTCCACGCCAGCGCCTTAG
- a CDS encoding UDP-N-acetylmuramate dehydrogenase, producing the protein MNAQTSLSSLTTLEVGGPARNYVVATTEAEIIAAVKAADAGGEPLLIIGGGSNLVISDEGFDGTVLKIASRGFVANSEDSCGGASVVVQAGHDWDDFVHQTVLHAWSGLEALSGVPGSAGATPVQNVGAYGCEVAQTIAAVRTWDREKNAVHTFTNYELNFGYRDSLLKQTTVNGSPRYVVLTVEFQLLLGRMSAPVKYAELARRLDVEVGKRANSLELRRTVLALRASKGMVLDPADRDTFSTGSFFTNPIVPAEVAATLPETAPRWPAGDLVKLSAAWLIEHAGFSKGWGLAGELSAATSGAAGTAAAQPDAGTPPRASLSTKHTLAITNRGGAQAEDILAIARQVRSGVERQFGITLVPEPVLVGCSL; encoded by the coding sequence GTGAACGCGCAAACATCCCTCAGCTCCCTGACCACCCTTGAAGTGGGCGGCCCCGCACGCAACTATGTTGTGGCTACCACGGAGGCGGAGATCATTGCCGCCGTCAAGGCAGCGGACGCGGGGGGCGAGCCGCTGCTGATCATTGGCGGCGGCTCCAACCTGGTCATCTCGGACGAAGGCTTCGACGGCACCGTCCTGAAGATCGCCAGCCGGGGCTTTGTGGCCAACTCGGAAGACTCCTGCGGCGGGGCGTCCGTCGTGGTCCAGGCCGGCCACGACTGGGACGACTTTGTCCACCAAACCGTCCTGCACGCATGGAGCGGGCTCGAGGCACTGTCCGGCGTCCCCGGCAGCGCAGGGGCCACCCCCGTGCAGAACGTGGGCGCCTACGGCTGCGAGGTGGCCCAGACGATCGCCGCCGTCCGCACCTGGGACCGCGAGAAAAACGCTGTCCACACCTTCACCAACTACGAACTCAACTTCGGCTACCGCGACTCCCTGCTCAAGCAGACCACGGTCAACGGCTCTCCCCGCTACGTGGTCCTGACCGTCGAGTTCCAGCTGCTGCTCGGCCGGATGAGCGCCCCCGTCAAGTACGCCGAGCTGGCCCGCCGCCTCGACGTGGAGGTCGGCAAGCGCGCCAACTCCCTCGAGCTGCGCCGCACTGTCCTGGCCCTGCGCGCATCCAAGGGCATGGTCCTGGACCCCGCCGACCGCGACACCTTCTCCACCGGCTCCTTCTTCACCAACCCCATCGTCCCCGCCGAGGTCGCCGCCACGCTGCCCGAGACCGCCCCCCGCTGGCCAGCCGGCGACCTCGTGAAGCTCAGCGCCGCCTGGCTCATCGAGCACGCCGGGTTCTCCAAGGGCTGGGGCCTGGCCGGCGAGCTGTCCGCCGCCACCTCGGGTGCCGCTGGAACCGCTGCTGCCCAGCCCGACGCCGGGACCCCGCCACGCGCTTCCCTTTCCACCAAGCACACCCTCGCCATTACGAACCGTGGCGGCGCCCAAGCCGAAGACATTCTGGCGATTGCGCGGCAGGTGCGCTCCGGCGTCGAACGCCAATTTGGCATCACCCTGGTCCCCGAGCCGGTCCTGGTGGGCTGCTCCCTCTGA
- a CDS encoding winged helix DNA-binding domain-containing protein: protein MAHNPTPATIARLRLAAQGILPALPATSTSPSPGPVDVVRSLTALQGQDFPGALWSIGLRSGSTRTAVEAAFNRGELVRSNPLRGTLHVTVAEDLGWVLSLTAERMLQGQATRHRQLGISTADLAQVRTISLALLEQSGGRTTREALFAAFELAGQGTKAQRGYHFLFLLCLEQTLVQGPMNGNNQFYVSSQEWIKNPRTLDRPDALAELALRYFRSHGPATVQDFQWWSKLTRKDIRAGLDAVKGQLETVECNGTQYWLAPETAALLGGPEDKKALPGARSVLLLPGFDEYLLGYTDRSAALAPEHAPLTVPGNNGMFKATVVAGGRVAGTWRKAQGTADCERQLAGVVLPEFFTELGPNQHKALDKAAKAYAKFLNP from the coding sequence ATGGCACATAACCCCACGCCCGCCACCATCGCCCGGCTCCGGCTCGCCGCGCAGGGAATCCTGCCGGCACTGCCCGCAACGTCCACCAGTCCCAGCCCGGGGCCGGTGGACGTTGTGCGTTCACTGACAGCACTGCAGGGCCAGGACTTCCCCGGCGCCCTGTGGTCGATCGGCCTGCGCTCCGGCAGCACCCGCACCGCCGTCGAGGCCGCCTTCAACCGCGGCGAGCTGGTCCGCTCCAACCCCCTCCGCGGCACCCTCCACGTCACCGTGGCCGAGGACCTCGGATGGGTGCTCTCGCTCACCGCCGAACGCATGCTGCAGGGCCAGGCAACGCGCCACCGCCAATTGGGAATTTCGACGGCGGACCTCGCCCAGGTGCGCACCATCTCCCTTGCGCTGTTGGAACAGTCGGGCGGCCGCACCACGCGTGAGGCATTGTTTGCTGCATTCGAGCTGGCGGGGCAGGGGACCAAGGCGCAGCGCGGCTACCACTTCCTGTTCCTGCTGTGCCTGGAGCAGACGCTCGTGCAGGGGCCCATGAACGGCAACAACCAGTTCTACGTCAGCTCGCAGGAATGGATCAAGAACCCGCGCACCCTGGACCGGCCGGATGCCCTCGCGGAACTGGCGCTGCGCTACTTCCGCAGCCACGGCCCGGCCACAGTCCAGGATTTCCAATGGTGGTCCAAGCTGACACGCAAGGACATCCGGGCAGGGCTGGACGCGGTGAAGGGGCAACTGGAAACGGTGGAGTGCAACGGCACTCAGTACTGGCTGGCCCCGGAAACAGCCGCGCTGCTCGGTGGCCCGGAGGACAAGAAGGCCCTCCCCGGCGCCCGCTCCGTGCTCCTGCTGCCGGGCTTCGACGAATACCTGTTGGGCTACACGGACAGGTCCGCGGCGCTGGCCCCGGAACACGCCCCGCTCACCGTGCCCGGCAATAACGGCATGTTCAAGGCCACGGTGGTCGCAGGCGGCCGGGTGGCCGGGACCTGGCGGAAGGCGCAAGGCACGGCCGACTGCGAAAGGCAGCTGGCCGGCGTCGTGCTTCCGGAGTTTTTCACGGAGCTGGGCCCCAACCAGCACAAGGCGCTGGACAAGGCGGCGAAGGCCTACGCGAAATTCCTGAACCCTTAA
- a CDS encoding MFS transporter → MASTLTTPTLDSTPRAGTRSWIALAVLMLPVLLISVDNTVLSFAIPSISLALTPSASELLWIIDIYPLVLAALLVPMGSMTDRFGRRKLLLIGSTGFAVVSAFAAFAPTAGALIGYRALLGLFGAMLMPATLSLIRNLFLHPAQRRTAIAIWAAGFSGGAALGPIVGGFILEHFWWGAVFLMSVPVLVPLLILAPIFVPESKDPNPGRIDVWSILLSFGAMVPAIFGIKEIAQSGFSLLNLGLIVVGVALAVVFVRRQMHRADPMMDVSLFKNPVFSGSVSANLLSIFALVGFLYFITQHLQLVVGLSPTTAAYVLVPGLAITVVCGLLAAKLANHFRPSHLVVAGLLLNATAFLIVFLNTSGSVMGIIIAFAVLGAGVGTAETISNDLILSAAPPAKAGAASAISETAYEVGSVLGTAVLGSILAASYRMNVTVPAGVSAAGQDTASQTLGGAIEVAGTLPAEQGQALLESAKHAFDSGSGTVALVSVVLMLAAAVMCAFALRTAVSAPEPVDH, encoded by the coding sequence ATGGCTTCAACACTGACCACCCCAACCTTGGACAGCACCCCCCGCGCCGGCACACGCTCATGGATCGCCCTGGCGGTGCTGATGCTGCCCGTCCTGCTGATCTCCGTGGACAACACGGTGTTGAGTTTTGCCATCCCCTCCATCTCGCTGGCGCTGACACCGTCCGCGTCCGAGCTGCTGTGGATCATCGACATCTACCCGCTTGTCCTGGCGGCCCTGCTGGTCCCCATGGGCAGCATGACGGACAGGTTTGGCCGCCGCAAGCTCCTGCTGATCGGCAGCACCGGCTTCGCCGTGGTCTCCGCGTTCGCAGCCTTCGCCCCCACCGCCGGCGCCCTGATCGGCTACCGCGCCCTGCTGGGCCTCTTTGGCGCCATGCTGATGCCGGCAACACTGTCGCTGATCCGCAACCTGTTTCTCCACCCCGCCCAGCGACGCACGGCCATCGCCATCTGGGCTGCCGGCTTCTCCGGCGGCGCGGCGCTCGGCCCCATCGTGGGCGGCTTCATCCTGGAGCACTTCTGGTGGGGTGCGGTGTTCCTCATGTCCGTCCCCGTGCTGGTCCCGCTGCTGATCCTGGCGCCGATCTTCGTGCCCGAGTCCAAGGACCCGAACCCGGGCAGAATCGACGTCTGGAGCATCCTGCTGTCCTTCGGCGCCATGGTTCCGGCAATCTTCGGCATCAAGGAAATTGCCCAATCCGGCTTCTCCCTGCTCAACCTTGGCCTGATCGTGGTTGGCGTGGCCCTGGCCGTGGTGTTTGTGCGCCGCCAGATGCACCGCGCCGACCCCATGATGGACGTATCCCTGTTCAAGAACCCCGTGTTCAGCGGCAGCGTCAGCGCCAACCTCCTGAGCATCTTTGCACTGGTGGGCTTCCTGTACTTCATCACCCAGCACCTGCAGCTGGTGGTGGGCCTCTCCCCCACCACCGCCGCCTACGTGCTGGTGCCCGGACTGGCCATCACGGTGGTGTGCGGGCTGCTCGCAGCCAAGCTGGCCAACCACTTCCGGCCGTCCCACCTGGTGGTGGCCGGGCTGCTGCTCAACGCCACGGCATTTTTGATCGTCTTCCTGAACACCAGCGGCTCGGTCATGGGCATCATCATCGCCTTCGCCGTTCTCGGTGCCGGTGTGGGGACCGCGGAGACCATCTCCAACGACCTCATCCTCTCCGCAGCCCCACCGGCCAAGGCCGGAGCCGCCTCGGCCATTTCCGAGACGGCCTACGAGGTCGGATCGGTGCTGGGCACGGCGGTCCTGGGCAGCATCCTCGCCGCGTCCTACCGCATGAACGTCACGGTTCCCGCCGGCGTTTCCGCTGCCGGGCAGGACACGGCGTCCCAGACGCTCGGCGGCGCCATTGAGGTTGCCGGGACCCTGCCGGCCGAACAGGGCCAGGCACTCCTGGAGTCGGCCAAGCACGCCTTCGATTCCGGCTCCGGCACGGTCGCGCTTGTCAGCGTGGTCCTCATGCTTGCCGCCGCCGTGATGTGCGCTTTCGCCCTGCGCACCGCCGTCAGCGCCCCAGAGCCCGTGGACCACTGA
- a CDS encoding MaoC family dehydratase: MSINIADLAVGTEIGSRTLEISRADLVKYAGASGDFNPIHWNDRFAREVELPGVIAHGMFTMGAAVQLVTDWIGDPSAVVSYGTRFTKPVPVADVAGAPGAVVEVSGVVGALDSDAGTARIDLTVTLEGQKVLVKAQAVVRLT, from the coding sequence ATGAGCATCAACATTGCAGATTTGGCCGTGGGCACCGAGATCGGCTCACGCACACTCGAGATCTCCCGCGCGGACCTCGTCAAGTACGCCGGCGCGTCCGGGGACTTCAACCCGATCCACTGGAACGACCGCTTCGCCCGCGAGGTTGAGCTGCCCGGCGTCATCGCCCACGGCATGTTCACCATGGGTGCCGCCGTGCAGCTGGTGACCGACTGGATCGGCGACCCCTCCGCCGTCGTCTCCTATGGAACGCGCTTCACCAAGCCCGTCCCCGTGGCCGACGTCGCCGGCGCCCCGGGTGCCGTGGTGGAGGTTTCCGGGGTGGTTGGTGCGCTGGATTCCGACGCCGGGACCGCACGCATCGATCTCACCGTCACCCTGGAGGGACAAAAAGTTCTGGTCAAGGCCCAAGCCGTGGTCCGCCTGACGTGA
- a CDS encoding MFS transporter: MNPGPASQVTAWRNGVVTAYAGSGLVFASWVSRIPAIRDDLGLTPGQVGLLLLSMSLGSFVSVAMSGLVVLRLGSKLTSRLGTVIQTIGVIVMGLGATVFAETLVVGAGLVILGLGTGSWNTASNIEGAAVERALGRHIMPRLHGSFSIGTVAGAGLGALAASMHIPVAVHLSAIAVIVCTAVLIGTKYYQADKAGTEATEVDLGESGAVPGTGPIPVITAATTAPGSGSAGTGRKADKKAGQAKIAAAWRDPRTLMLGALVLGLGLAEGAAGDWVALAMVDGYDSTAAIGAVGYGIFVSAMTIGRFAGTVVLDKYGRVAVLRVGAALAVIGLGLFVFAPSAPVALAALVFWGLGSALGFPVAMSAASDDPEQAAARVSVVSTIGYGAFLGGPPLLGLLAEHVGVLHSLLAVLGLLVVAFFLTPVVRRPAALDAPPAAGAAGHADTAVPAGDSVEG, encoded by the coding sequence GTGAACCCTGGCCCCGCAAGCCAGGTAACCGCCTGGCGCAACGGCGTTGTCACCGCATATGCCGGTTCCGGACTGGTGTTTGCCAGCTGGGTTTCCCGCATCCCGGCCATCCGCGACGACCTGGGCCTGACGCCCGGGCAGGTGGGGCTGCTGCTGCTGTCCATGTCGCTGGGCTCCTTTGTGTCCGTGGCCATGTCGGGGCTGGTGGTGCTGCGGCTCGGGTCCAAGCTGACCTCGCGGCTGGGCACCGTCATCCAGACCATTGGCGTCATCGTCATGGGGCTCGGGGCCACCGTCTTTGCCGAGACGCTGGTGGTGGGTGCCGGACTGGTCATCCTGGGCCTGGGCACCGGAAGCTGGAACACGGCCTCCAACATTGAGGGCGCGGCAGTGGAGCGCGCGCTGGGCCGGCACATCATGCCGCGCCTGCACGGCTCGTTCAGCATCGGCACCGTGGCCGGCGCCGGGCTCGGGGCCCTGGCCGCATCCATGCACATTCCCGTGGCCGTCCACCTTTCGGCGATTGCCGTCATCGTGTGCACGGCCGTGCTGATCGGCACCAAGTACTACCAGGCGGACAAGGCAGGGACCGAGGCCACCGAAGTGGACCTCGGCGAGTCCGGCGCCGTCCCGGGCACCGGACCCATCCCGGTCATCACCGCCGCTACAACGGCGCCTGGCTCCGGATCTGCCGGCACGGGCCGCAAGGCCGACAAGAAGGCAGGGCAGGCAAAGATCGCCGCCGCCTGGCGCGATCCCCGCACGCTCATGCTCGGCGCCCTCGTGCTCGGCCTGGGCCTGGCAGAAGGTGCGGCGGGGGACTGGGTGGCCCTGGCGATGGTGGACGGCTACGACTCCACCGCCGCCATCGGCGCCGTCGGCTACGGCATCTTTGTCTCCGCCATGACCATCGGCCGCTTCGCCGGCACCGTGGTCTTGGACAAGTATGGCCGGGTGGCCGTGCTGCGCGTTGGGGCCGCCCTGGCCGTCATCGGCCTGGGGCTGTTCGTGTTCGCGCCCAGCGCCCCCGTGGCCCTGGCCGCTTTGGTCTTCTGGGGCCTGGGCTCCGCGCTTGGCTTCCCCGTGGCCATGTCTGCAGCCTCCGACGACCCCGAACAGGCCGCCGCGCGCGTCTCGGTTGTCTCCACCATCGGATACGGCGCGTTCCTTGGCGGCCCGCCCCTGCTGGGCCTGCTGGCCGAACACGTTGGCGTGCTGCACTCCCTGCTCGCGGTCCTCGGCCTGCTCGTCGTGGCATTCTTCCTCACACCGGTGGTGCGCCGCCCCGCAGCGCTGGATGCCCCGCCGGCTGCCGGCGCCGCCGGCCACGCGGACACGGCAGTTCCGGCAGGCGATAGTGTGGAAGGGTGA